Proteins from a genomic interval of Haemorhous mexicanus isolate bHaeMex1 chromosome Z, bHaeMex1.pri, whole genome shotgun sequence:
- the LOC132341967 gene encoding cyclin-dependent kinase 4 inhibitor B-like isoform X2, with translation MEGSPRRDGDGLCSAAARGDHEEVRRLLQAGVDPNGTNRFGRTPLQVMMLGSPRVAELLLRHGADPNRPDPRTGCLPVHDAARAGFLETLAALHRAGARLDLPDGRGRLPLDVAAGGPHGAVGRYLRDPPPLPGAAGAAEKAAR, from the exons ATGGAGGGGTCCCCCCGGAGGGACGGCGACGGCCTGTgcagcgccgccgcccgcggggACCACGAAGAAGTGAGGAGGCTGCTGCAAGCAGGCGTGGATCCCAACGGGACCAACCGCTTTGGGAGAACCCCGCTCCAG GTGATGATGCTGGGCAGCCCGCGGGTGGCCGAGCTGCTGCTGCGGCACGGAGCGGACCCCAACCGCCCCGACCCGCGCACCGGCTGCCTCCCGGTGCACGACGCGGCCCGCGCCGGCTTTCTGGAGACGCTGGCGGCGCTGCACCGGGCCGGAGCGCGCCTCGACCTCCCCGACGGCCGCGGCCGCCTCCCCCTCGACGTGGCGGCGGGGGGCCCACACGGAGCGGTGGGGCGGTACCTGCGCGACCCTCCGCCCCTTCCGGGAGCCGCGGGGGCCGCCGAGAAGGCTGCGCGCTGA
- the LOC132341967 gene encoding cyclin-dependent kinase inhibitor 2A-like isoform X1 translates to MEAERADSPVGPRWGGICSVTRPRLPRTHDPADKVHHPLSPRPQPAPGLGAGLAHPPPRFRGAGAALAAAPCPAAGPAAEAPREPPAQVMMLGSPRVAELLLRHGADPNRPDPRTGCLPVHDAARAGFLETLAALHRAGARLDLPDGRGRLPLDVAAGGPHGAVGRYLRDPPPLPGAAGAAEKAAR, encoded by the exons atggaggctgagagggCCGATTCACCAGTGGGGCCCCGCTGGGGAGGTATTTGTAGCGTGACGCGCCCGCGGCTTCCCCGCACCCATGACCCCGCGGATAAGGTGCACCATCCACTTTCGCCGCGCCCGCAGCCTGCCCCGGGCCTGGGCGCTGGGCTGGCGCATCCTCCGCCGCGTTTTCGGGGCGCTGGGGCGGCGCTGGCGGCGGCGCCTTGCCCTGCAGCTGGTCCTGCGGCGGAGGCGCCGCGGGAGCCCCCGGCCCAG GTGATGATGCTGGGCAGCCCGCGGGTGGCCGAGCTGCTGCTGCGGCACGGAGCGGACCCCAACCGCCCCGACCCGCGCACCGGCTGCCTCCCGGTGCACGACGCGGCCCGCGCCGGCTTTCTGGAGACGCTGGCGGCGCTGCACCGGGCCGGAGCGCGCCTCGACCTCCCCGACGGCCGCGGCCGCCTCCCCCTCGACGTGGCGGCGGGGGGCCCACACGGAGCGGTGGGGCGGTACCTGCGCGACCCTCCGCCCCTTCCGGGAGCCGCGGGGGCCGCCGAGAAGGCTGCGCGCTGA